From a single Streptomyces sp. NBC_01264 genomic region:
- a CDS encoding serine/threonine-protein kinase — protein MEQQTGAGAVLAGRYRLVEPIGRGGMGKVWRAHDELLHRTVAVKELTAGLYVAQADRDVLHARTQKEARAAARIQHPAVVTVHDVLEHDDRPWIVMEYIDGPSLADAAKTAGRIEPREAARIGLHVLGALRAAHAVGVLHRDVKPGNVMLAKDGRVMLTDFGIAAIEGDSSITRTGELIGSIDYLAPERVTGGSPDPASDLWSLGATLYTAVEARSPFRRTSPIESLQAVVNEEPPAPAHAGALAPVITALLRKDPAQRPSADEAEQMLVQAMEGREPKSAQAYVPTRAMGSEELGAARNEPADTTELPGEGERGRAPEPGPEPVLVTRSEAGPVRQGGRDTGAAGRIRRAAAVAVVAALLGGGGVFGILKYTSDSKTDGAIPGRTAGSPDTLAGGASGTSSGGSAGASAGAGDGKGQTEKTPPAGWRKVVDKEGFSLFVPDGWKRREDGTQIDYTRDDGKHFIRIAVDRAPTFKDPYAHLLDLEKQVQKRSDYVRLTLHPNTFRGQVKAALWEFVWTEKTGAFTGPRKAVEQMYYAPDGTEYAVYMSGPVADWDVTREQFDIVLSGWQPAPAA, from the coding sequence GTGGAACAGCAGACAGGTGCGGGTGCGGTGCTCGCGGGCCGGTACCGGCTCGTGGAGCCCATCGGCCGGGGCGGCATGGGCAAGGTCTGGCGCGCGCACGACGAGCTGCTGCACCGGACGGTCGCCGTCAAGGAACTGACGGCGGGGCTGTACGTCGCCCAGGCCGACCGGGACGTCCTGCACGCCCGGACCCAGAAGGAGGCCCGGGCCGCGGCCCGGATCCAGCATCCGGCGGTCGTCACGGTCCACGACGTCCTGGAACACGACGACCGGCCCTGGATCGTCATGGAGTACATCGACGGCCCCTCCCTCGCGGACGCGGCGAAGACGGCGGGCCGCATCGAGCCCCGGGAGGCGGCCCGCATCGGGCTGCACGTGCTCGGCGCGCTGCGCGCCGCGCACGCGGTCGGGGTGCTGCACCGGGACGTGAAGCCGGGCAACGTGATGCTCGCCAAGGACGGCCGGGTGATGCTCACCGACTTCGGCATCGCCGCGATCGAAGGCGACTCCTCCATCACGCGCACCGGTGAACTCATCGGTTCCATCGACTACCTGGCCCCCGAACGGGTCACCGGCGGTTCCCCCGACCCGGCCTCCGACCTGTGGTCGCTCGGCGCGACGCTGTACACGGCGGTCGAGGCCCGCTCGCCCTTCCGCCGCACCTCGCCCATCGAAAGCCTCCAGGCCGTGGTGAACGAGGAGCCGCCCGCCCCGGCCCACGCGGGCGCCCTGGCCCCGGTGATCACGGCGCTGCTGCGCAAGGACCCGGCGCAGCGTCCGTCGGCCGACGAGGCCGAGCAGATGCTGGTGCAGGCGATGGAGGGCCGGGAGCCGAAGTCGGCGCAGGCGTACGTACCCACGCGCGCGATGGGCTCCGAGGAGCTGGGCGCCGCCCGGAACGAGCCGGCGGACACCACCGAGCTGCCCGGTGAGGGGGAGCGGGGGCGGGCCCCCGAGCCGGGTCCGGAGCCGGTGCTCGTCACCCGGTCAGAGGCCGGACCGGTCCGGCAGGGCGGCCGGGACACCGGAGCCGCGGGCCGGATCCGGCGGGCGGCGGCCGTGGCCGTGGTCGCGGCGCTGCTCGGCGGCGGCGGGGTGTTCGGGATCCTGAAGTACACCAGCGACTCGAAGACGGACGGCGCGATCCCGGGCCGGACGGCCGGTTCGCCGGACACCTTGGCCGGTGGAGCGAGCGGTACCTCGTCCGGTGGTTCGGCCGGTGCTTCGGCCGGTGCCGGGGACGGCAAGGGGCAGACGGAGAAGACTCCGCCGGCGGGCTGGCGGAAGGTCGTCGACAAGGAGGGCTTCTCCCTCTTCGTCCCGGACGGCTGGAAGCGCCGCGAGGACGGGACGCAGATCGACTACACCCGCGACGACGGCAAGCACTTCATCCGGATCGCGGTGGACCGCGCTCCGACGTTCAAGGACCCGTACGCGCACCTGCTCGACCTGGAGAAGCAGGTGCAGAAGCGCTCCGACTACGTGCGCCTGACCCTGCACCCGAACACCTTCCGGGGGCAGGTCAAGGCCGCCCTGTGGGAGTTCGTCTGGACGGAGAAGACCGGGGCCTTCACCGGGCCGCGCAAGGCCGTCGAGCAGATGTACTACGCGCCGGACGGCACCGAGTACGCGGTGTACATGTCGGGTCCGGTCGCGGACTGGGACGTCACCCGGGAGCAGTTCGACATCGTGCTCAGCGGCTGGCAGCCGGCTCCGGCCGCCTGA
- a CDS encoding succinic semialdehyde dehydrogenase, producing MTDTQAPAPLRSAPQPTNPVAPAPAGARSAADVVTPELVARLTRGVAGSGRTANHSPFTGDRLAELPEATPEDVEAAFAAARAAQPAWAAVPVRARAAVLLRFHDLVLSRQAEVLDLIQLETGKARLHAHEEVQAVSIAARHYGRKAPSYLRPKGHTGAMPTLTKVTELRQPRGVVGQIAPWNYPFELSIGDALPAFVAGNAVVMKPDTETALTALWARDLMIEAGLPAEVFQIVLGEGPVVGPEVVRHADYVSFTGSTRTGREVAQGAAARLVGVSLELGGKNAMLVLRDADVEKAAAGAVRACFSSAGQLCISIERLYVHASIADEFVARFAARTKAMRLGSSLAYGADMGSLAGERQLAAVQRHVDDAVAKGATLVTGGVARPDIGPLFYEPTILDGVETAMAVCGEETFGPVVSIYRFTDEDEVIEEANGTSYGLNSSVWTKDARRGHAVSARLRTGTVNINEGYAPAYGSAQAPMGGMKESGLGRRHGSEGILKYTEAQTVAHQRLLPMAPSFGMDDEKYAAFMTRSLQVMKAFRLR from the coding sequence ATGACGGACACGCAGGCCCCGGCCCCCCTCCGCAGCGCCCCGCAGCCCACCAACCCGGTCGCCCCCGCCCCGGCCGGCGCCCGGAGCGCCGCCGACGTGGTGACCCCCGAACTGGTCGCCCGGCTGACCCGCGGAGTGGCCGGCTCCGGCCGCACCGCCAACCACAGCCCCTTCACCGGGGACCGGCTCGCGGAGCTCCCCGAGGCCACCCCCGAGGACGTGGAGGCGGCCTTCGCCGCCGCCCGCGCGGCGCAGCCCGCCTGGGCGGCCGTGCCCGTCCGCGCGCGGGCGGCCGTACTGCTGCGCTTCCACGACCTGGTCCTCTCCCGGCAGGCCGAGGTGCTCGACCTGATCCAGCTCGAGACCGGCAAGGCGCGCCTGCACGCCCACGAGGAGGTCCAGGCCGTCTCGATCGCGGCCCGGCACTACGGCCGCAAGGCCCCCTCGTACCTGCGCCCCAAGGGCCACACGGGCGCCATGCCCACCCTCACCAAGGTCACCGAGCTGCGCCAGCCGCGCGGGGTCGTCGGCCAGATCGCCCCCTGGAACTACCCCTTCGAACTGTCCATCGGCGACGCCCTGCCCGCTTTCGTCGCGGGCAACGCCGTCGTGATGAAGCCCGACACCGAGACCGCGCTCACCGCCCTGTGGGCCCGCGACCTGATGATCGAGGCGGGCCTGCCGGCCGAGGTGTTCCAGATCGTCCTCGGCGAGGGCCCGGTCGTCGGCCCCGAGGTGGTCCGGCACGCCGACTACGTTTCGTTCACCGGCTCCACGCGTACCGGCCGCGAGGTCGCCCAGGGCGCGGCCGCCCGTCTGGTCGGGGTCTCCCTCGAACTCGGCGGCAAGAACGCCATGCTCGTCCTGCGCGACGCCGACGTGGAGAAGGCCGCCGCCGGCGCCGTCCGCGCCTGCTTCTCCTCCGCGGGCCAGCTCTGCATCTCCATCGAGCGGCTGTACGTGCACGCCTCGATCGCCGACGAGTTCGTCGCCCGGTTCGCCGCCCGTACGAAGGCCATGCGGCTCGGTTCCTCCCTCGCCTACGGCGCGGACATGGGCTCCCTGGCCGGCGAGCGCCAGCTGGCGGCCGTGCAGCGGCACGTGGACGACGCCGTGGCCAAGGGCGCCACCCTCGTCACCGGCGGCGTCGCCCGCCCGGACATCGGCCCGCTCTTCTACGAGCCGACCATCCTCGACGGCGTCGAGACCGCGATGGCGGTGTGCGGGGAGGAGACCTTCGGTCCGGTCGTCTCCATCTACCGCTTCACCGACGAGGACGAGGTCATCGAAGAGGCCAACGGCACCTCCTACGGCCTGAACTCCAGCGTGTGGACGAAGGACGCCCGCCGCGGCCACGCCGTCTCGGCCCGCCTGCGCACCGGCACCGTCAACATCAACGAGGGCTACGCCCCGGCCTACGGCAGCGCCCAGGCCCCCATGGGCGGCATGAAGGAATCCGGCCTCGGCCGCCGCCACGGCTCCGAGGGCATCCTCAAGTACACCGAGGCCCAGACCGTCGCCCACCAGCGGCTGCTGCCGATGGCGCCCTCCTTCGGGATGGACGACGAGAAGTACGCGGCGTTCATGACCCGCAGCCTCCAGGTCATGAAGGCGTTCCGGCTCCGCTAG
- a CDS encoding GMC oxidoreductase, which yields MSYDFDYDVIVIGSGFGGSVSALRLSEKGYRVGVLEAGRRFTRETLPKNSWDLRNYLWAPALGLYGIQRIHLLGNVMVLAGAGVGGGSLNYANTLYVPPTAFFEDRQWASITDWRDELAPYYDQAKRMLGVRLNPTETPSDVHLKAAAARMGVADSFHMAPVGVFFGDGDDAEGQAKVRPGDEVADPYFGGAGPARKACTECGECMTGCRHGAKNTLNENYLHLAERAGAVIHPMTTVTALSDHPDGGYRVRTVPTDQRRRSAKGAAKVLRARYVVVAAGTYGTQTLLHTMKDLGELPRLSDRLGDLTRTNSEGLVGAQTDDRRYGKRHGKGKRADFTRGVAITSSVHPNADTHIEPVRYGKGSNAMGFMTILQVPYSTHRVRAWFGRTARHPVQLLRSLSNRRWSERTIIGLVMQSLDNSLTTYRKPGGIGKGLLTARQGHGAPNPVQIAEATRAATLLAEEINGFPGSNVGELMGTPLTAHFLGGCPIGASPEEGVVDPYHRLYGHPGISVVDGSAVSANLGVNPSLTITAQAERAMSYWPNNGERDPRPEQGAAYTRLAAVEPARPAVPKEAFGALRLPFLAVPEVPPRAASPAE from the coding sequence GTGTCGTACGACTTCGACTACGACGTCATCGTCATCGGATCGGGTTTCGGAGGGTCGGTCTCGGCGCTGCGGCTCTCCGAGAAGGGGTACCGGGTCGGCGTCCTGGAGGCAGGACGCCGCTTCACCCGCGAGACCCTGCCGAAGAACAGCTGGGACCTGCGCAACTACCTGTGGGCCCCGGCCCTCGGGCTGTACGGGATCCAGCGCATCCACCTCCTCGGCAACGTGATGGTCCTCGCGGGCGCCGGGGTCGGCGGCGGCTCCCTCAACTACGCCAACACCCTCTACGTGCCCCCCACCGCCTTCTTCGAGGACCGGCAGTGGGCGTCCATCACGGACTGGCGGGACGAGCTCGCCCCGTACTACGACCAGGCCAAGCGGATGCTGGGGGTCCGGCTCAACCCCACGGAGACCCCCTCCGACGTCCACCTCAAGGCGGCCGCCGCCAGGATGGGCGTCGCGGACTCCTTCCACATGGCCCCGGTCGGCGTCTTCTTCGGCGACGGGGACGATGCCGAGGGCCAGGCGAAGGTCCGCCCCGGTGACGAGGTGGCCGACCCGTACTTCGGCGGCGCGGGCCCCGCCCGCAAGGCCTGCACCGAGTGCGGCGAGTGCATGACCGGCTGCCGGCACGGCGCGAAGAACACCCTGAACGAGAACTACCTGCACCTCGCGGAGCGGGCCGGTGCCGTCATCCACCCCATGACCACGGTCACCGCCCTCTCCGACCACCCCGACGGCGGCTACCGCGTCCGCACCGTCCCCACCGACCAGCGACGCAGGAGCGCCAAGGGCGCTGCCAAGGTGCTCCGCGCCCGCTACGTGGTCGTCGCGGCGGGCACGTACGGCACCCAGACCCTCCTGCACACGATGAAGGACCTCGGCGAGCTGCCCCGCCTGTCGGACCGCCTCGGCGATCTGACCCGGACCAACTCCGAAGGCCTCGTAGGGGCTCAGACCGATGACCGCCGCTACGGCAAGCGGCACGGCAAGGGCAAGCGGGCGGACTTCACGCGGGGCGTGGCCATCACCTCCTCGGTGCACCCCAACGCCGACACGCACATCGAGCCCGTGCGCTACGGCAAGGGCTCCAACGCGATGGGGTTCATGACGATCCTCCAGGTGCCCTACTCCACCCACCGGGTCCGCGCCTGGTTCGGGCGCACCGCCCGGCACCCCGTCCAGCTGCTGCGGTCCCTCTCCAACCGGCGCTGGTCGGAGCGGACCATCATCGGCCTGGTCATGCAGTCCCTCGACAACTCCCTGACCACCTACCGCAAGCCCGGCGGCATAGGGAAGGGGCTGCTCACCGCCCGGCAGGGCCACGGCGCGCCCAACCCCGTGCAGATCGCCGAGGCCACGCGGGCGGCGACCCTGCTGGCCGAGGAGATCAACGGGTTCCCGGGCAGCAACGTCGGCGAGCTGATGGGCACGCCGCTGACCGCGCACTTCCTCGGCGGCTGCCCGATCGGCGCCTCGCCCGAGGAGGGCGTGGTCGACCCGTACCACCGCCTCTACGGGCACCCGGGCATCTCGGTGGTGGACGGCTCGGCGGTCTCCGCGAACCTCGGGGTCAACCCGTCCCTGACGATCACCGCGCAGGCGGAACGGGCGATGTCCTACTGGCCGAACAACGGCGAGCGCGACCCGCGCCCGGAGCAGGGGGCGGCCTACACCCGCCTGGCGGCCGTGGAACCGGCCCGCCCGGCGGTGCCGAAGGAGGCCTTCGGGGCGCTGCGCCTGCCGTTCCTGGCGGTACCGGAGGTCCCGCCGCGCGCGGCTTCGCCCGCCGAATAG
- a CDS encoding peptidase: MRKRISLLAAAGLVAVGLAATPANAADPVFTLISPAEMGLHPHPGGTGKPQPTTVGFVVENETGKDFGEKSTYTIDLSPLKGVADVKLTPDRSNDCTLTAAKVTCTYWAVWTHGSEVVSLDLTAAKGSKTGTAVDLTMTGAAVGATFRPTTTKVRVGGPDLVLEEAKLKAKLVPGESQPLPIVFANAGTESVKGVALELNTTHGMGLVEQYDNCAYGQDDSTGQPWNVGWGRTVCTFDNEIKAGEVWEIAGALTLKAAPHAFIDGLVYGVHEAGSEPKSTQKRSTPRTGKKLGLKARSAKAAPQAADLDPWNNQHEFDFQVKNTADLVAVPTSVKGKAGETVEADLGFRNDGPAWVAYLRSGEDVAMADIVIPAGAKVTKAPKSCRAVTASAGYREQQLGAPRYFCPTSHVIGEKEKFAFPFELKIEKVIAEATGSVTVGSWSPEGAAPISWDPLHANDKAAFVINGKQVTPTPAPTTPGPKPTSSTSPTATPGTSTTPSPGASSGNGKTPNGGLAETGASAGPVLIAGAALVAAGGAVFLAFRRRSTGRA; encoded by the coding sequence ATGAGAAAGCGCATCTCCCTGCTGGCGGCAGCCGGCCTGGTGGCCGTCGGCCTGGCCGCCACCCCCGCGAACGCGGCGGACCCGGTTTTCACGCTCATCAGCCCGGCGGAGATGGGCCTGCACCCGCACCCGGGGGGCACCGGGAAGCCGCAGCCGACCACGGTCGGTTTCGTCGTCGAGAACGAGACCGGCAAGGACTTCGGCGAGAAGAGCACCTACACGATCGACCTGAGCCCCCTCAAGGGCGTCGCCGACGTGAAGCTCACCCCGGACCGGTCCAACGACTGCACCCTGACGGCGGCGAAGGTCACCTGCACGTACTGGGCGGTCTGGACCCACGGAAGCGAGGTCGTGTCCCTCGACCTCACCGCGGCCAAGGGCAGCAAGACCGGCACGGCCGTCGACCTGACGATGACCGGCGCGGCGGTGGGCGCCACCTTCAGGCCCACCACGACCAAGGTCCGGGTCGGCGGTCCGGACCTGGTGCTGGAAGAGGCCAAGCTGAAGGCGAAGCTCGTCCCGGGTGAGAGCCAGCCGCTCCCGATCGTCTTCGCCAACGCGGGCACCGAGTCCGTCAAGGGCGTGGCGCTGGAGCTGAACACCACGCACGGCATGGGCCTGGTCGAGCAGTACGACAACTGCGCCTACGGCCAGGACGACAGCACGGGCCAGCCCTGGAACGTGGGCTGGGGCAGGACGGTCTGCACCTTCGACAACGAGATCAAGGCGGGCGAGGTCTGGGAGATCGCCGGCGCGCTGACCCTCAAGGCCGCTCCGCACGCCTTCATCGACGGGCTGGTCTACGGCGTGCACGAGGCGGGCTCCGAGCCGAAGTCCACGCAGAAGCGCAGCACGCCCCGCACGGGCAAGAAGCTGGGCCTCAAGGCGCGTTCGGCCAAGGCCGCGCCGCAGGCGGCGGACCTGGACCCGTGGAACAACCAGCACGAGTTCGACTTCCAGGTGAAGAACACCGCCGACCTGGTCGCCGTCCCCACCTCCGTGAAGGGCAAGGCGGGCGAGACCGTCGAGGCCGACCTCGGCTTCCGCAACGACGGCCCCGCGTGGGTCGCCTACCTCCGCTCGGGCGAGGACGTCGCCATGGCTGACATCGTGATCCCGGCGGGCGCGAAGGTCACCAAGGCGCCGAAGTCCTGCAGGGCCGTCACGGCCTCGGCCGGCTACCGCGAGCAGCAGCTGGGCGCCCCGCGCTACTTCTGCCCGACCTCGCACGTGATCGGGGAGAAGGAGAAGTTCGCCTTCCCGTTCGAGCTGAAGATCGAGAAGGTGATCGCGGAGGCCACCGGGTCCGTCACGGTCGGCAGCTGGTCCCCCGAGGGTGCGGCGCCGATCAGCTGGGACCCGCTGCACGCCAACGACAAGGCCGCCTTCGTGATCAACGGCAAGCAGGTCACGCCCACGCCGGCTCCGACCACCCCCGGCCCGAAGCCGACGTCCTCCACGAGCCCGACGGCCACGCCGGGTACGAGCACCACTCCGAGCCCGGGCGCCAGTTCCGGTAACGGCAAGACCCCGAACGGCGGCCTCGCCGAGACGGGCGCCAGCGCGGGGCCGGTCCTGATCGCGGGCGCGGCGCTCGTCGCCGCCGGTGGCGCGGTGTTCCTCGCGTTCCGCCGCCGGTCCACCGGCCGCGCGTAG
- a CDS encoding chorismate mutase, translating to MTMTTTTIPNTIAPEQLIAGSRERIDAIDDRIIGLIQERMAVSTVIQEARIGSGGRRVHLSREMEVLTHWSDALGKPGTALAMTLLELCRGRV from the coding sequence ATGACCATGACGACGACCACGATCCCGAACACGATCGCCCCCGAGCAGCTGATCGCCGGCTCCCGCGAGCGGATCGACGCCATCGACGACCGGATCATCGGCCTGATCCAGGAACGGATGGCCGTCTCGACCGTGATCCAGGAGGCCCGGATCGGCTCGGGCGGGCGCCGGGTGCACCTGTCGCGGGAGATGGAGGTCCTGACCCACTGGAGCGACGCCCTCGGCAAGCCCGGCACCGCGCTCGCGATGACCTTGCTGGAGCTGTGCCGCGGCCGGGTCTGA
- the guaA gene encoding glutamine-hydrolyzing GMP synthase: MPEATFATHDSAPDTVLVVDFGAQYAQLIARRVREARVYSEVVPSTMPVAEMLAKNPKAIILSGGPSSVYEEGAPQLDGAIFEAGVPVFGMCYGFQLMAVTLGGTVDNTGSREYGRTPLAVSKAGSTLFEGTPENQSVWMSHGDACSAAPEGFTVTASTDVVPVAAFENDEKKLYGVQYHPEVMHSTHGQQILEHFLYRGAGLKPTWTPGNIVEEQVALIREQVGDKRAICGLSGGVDSAVAAALVQKAIGSQLTCVYVDHGLMRKGETEQVEKDFVAATGARLKVVDAQERFLNALAGVSDPETKRKIIGREFIRVFEQAQLEILQEDGPAVAFLVQGTLYPDVVESGGGTGTANIKSHHNVGGLPDDIEFELVEPLRQLFKDEVRMVGQELGLPAEIVQRQPFPGPGLGIRIVGEVTKERLDLLREADAIARHELTAAGLDKEIWQCPVVLLADVRSVGVQGDGRTYGHPIVLRPVSSEDAMTADWTRMPYEVLARISTRITNEVPDVNRVVLDCTSKPPGTIEWE; this comes from the coding sequence GTGCCAGAAGCCACCTTCGCCACCCACGACAGCGCCCCGGACACGGTGCTCGTCGTCGACTTCGGCGCCCAGTACGCGCAGCTGATCGCCCGCCGCGTCCGCGAGGCACGGGTCTACTCCGAGGTCGTGCCCAGCACGATGCCCGTGGCCGAGATGCTCGCCAAGAACCCGAAGGCGATCATCCTCTCCGGCGGACCGTCCTCCGTGTACGAGGAGGGCGCCCCCCAGCTCGACGGCGCGATCTTCGAGGCCGGCGTCCCCGTCTTCGGCATGTGCTACGGCTTCCAGCTCATGGCGGTCACCCTCGGCGGCACCGTCGACAACACCGGCTCGCGCGAGTACGGCCGTACCCCGCTGGCCGTCTCCAAGGCCGGATCCACCCTCTTCGAGGGCACCCCCGAGAACCAGTCGGTGTGGATGTCCCACGGCGACGCCTGCTCGGCGGCTCCCGAGGGCTTCACCGTCACCGCGTCGACCGACGTCGTCCCGGTCGCGGCCTTCGAGAACGACGAGAAGAAGCTCTACGGCGTGCAGTACCACCCCGAGGTGATGCACTCCACGCACGGCCAGCAGATCCTGGAGCACTTCCTCTACCGTGGCGCGGGCCTCAAGCCCACCTGGACCCCCGGCAACATCGTCGAGGAGCAGGTCGCCCTCATCCGCGAGCAGGTCGGCGACAAGCGCGCCATCTGCGGCCTGTCCGGCGGCGTGGACTCGGCGGTCGCCGCGGCCCTCGTGCAGAAGGCCATCGGCTCGCAGCTCACCTGCGTGTACGTGGACCACGGTCTGATGCGCAAGGGCGAGACCGAGCAGGTCGAGAAGGACTTCGTCGCCGCCACCGGCGCGCGGCTGAAGGTCGTCGACGCCCAGGAGCGGTTCCTGAACGCGCTGGCCGGGGTCTCCGACCCGGAGACCAAGCGCAAGATCATCGGCCGCGAGTTCATCCGCGTCTTCGAGCAGGCCCAGCTGGAGATCCTCCAGGAGGACGGCCCCGCGGTCGCCTTCCTGGTCCAGGGCACCCTGTACCCGGACGTCGTCGAGTCCGGCGGCGGCACCGGCACCGCCAACATCAAGTCCCACCACAACGTGGGCGGCCTGCCCGACGACATCGAGTTCGAGCTCGTCGAGCCGCTGCGCCAGCTGTTCAAGGACGAGGTCCGGATGGTCGGCCAGGAGCTCGGCCTGCCCGCCGAGATCGTCCAGCGCCAGCCGTTCCCCGGCCCCGGCCTGGGCATCCGCATCGTCGGAGAGGTCACCAAGGAGCGCCTGGACCTGCTCCGCGAGGCCGACGCCATCGCCCGCCACGAGCTCACGGCAGCCGGCCTGGACAAGGAGATCTGGCAGTGCCCGGTCGTCCTGCTGGCCGATGTCCGCAGCGTCGGCGTCCAGGGCGACGGCCGTACCTACGGCCACCCGATCGTGCTGCGCCCCGTCTCCTCCGAGGACGCGATGACCGCGGACTGGACGCGCATGCCGTACGAGGTGCTCGCGCGGATCTCCACCCGCATCACCAACGAGGTGCCGGACGTGAACCGCGTGGTCCTGGACTGCACGAGCAAGCCCCCGGGCACCATCGAGTGGGAGTAA